A single genomic interval of Romboutsia ilealis harbors:
- a CDS encoding NAD(P)H-dependent flavin oxidoreductase yields MIFIKSLVIGNLIANVPIIQGGMGVGVSRSNLAGSVAKAGGIGIISGAQIGYDEPDFETNNLNANLRSLRKHISKAKEISDGGIIGVNLMVAMNNYEEYVKECVNSNVDLIISGAGIPSKLPSFTKGSDVKIAPIVSSSKACNLILKMWDKKENTTADLIVVEGPKAGGHLGFSKNDLEDIKSIDYDKEFVEILEIAKNYGDKYNKHIPVVAAGGISTAEDVAKYINIGADGVQVGTRFVTTYECDAHENYKNAYINSTFDDIKIVQSPVGLPGRAIHNKFIDDISTNRPTITKCYNCISKCNPKDTPYCISKALINAVSGDVENGLLFCGADAYKADKLSSVDDVISELTSLL; encoded by the coding sequence ATGATTTTTATCAAAAGTTTAGTTATTGGAAATTTAATTGCAAATGTACCTATAATACAAGGTGGTATGGGTGTTGGAGTTTCTCGTTCTAATTTAGCTGGAAGTGTCGCAAAAGCAGGAGGAATTGGTATAATTTCAGGAGCTCAAATAGGTTATGATGAACCTGATTTTGAGACAAATAATTTAAATGCTAACTTAAGATCTCTAAGAAAACATATATCAAAAGCAAAAGAAATTTCTGATGGTGGAATAATAGGTGTTAACCTAATGGTTGCTATGAATAATTACGAAGAATATGTAAAAGAGTGTGTAAATTCAAATGTAGATCTTATTATATCTGGAGCTGGTATTCCAAGTAAGTTACCAAGCTTTACTAAAGGTTCTGATGTTAAAATTGCACCTATAGTTTCATCATCTAAAGCTTGTAATCTAATCCTTAAAATGTGGGATAAAAAAGAAAATACTACCGCTGATTTAATAGTTGTAGAAGGACCTAAAGCAGGAGGACATCTTGGATTTTCAAAGAACGATTTAGAAGATATAAAATCCATAGATTACGACAAAGAATTCGTAGAAATACTTGAAATAGCTAAAAATTATGGTGATAAATACAATAAACACATACCTGTTGTAGCTGCTGGCGGTATTTCAACTGCAGAAGATGTTGCTAAATACATAAATATAGGTGCTGATGGCGTTCAAGTTGGAACTAGATTTGTTACTACTTATGAGTGCGATGCACACGAAAATTACAAAAATGCTTATATTAATTCAACTTTTGATGATATAAAAATAGTTCAAAGTCCAGTTGGCCTTCCTGGAAGAGCTATTCATAATAAATTTATAGATGATATCAGTACTAATAGACCAACTATAACTAAATGTTATAACTGTATATCTAAATGCAACCCAAAAGATACTCCCTACTGCATTTCAAAGGCTTTAATAAATGCTGTTAGTGGTGATGTAGAAAATGGACTATTATTCTGTGGTGCTGATGCATACAAGGCTGATAAGCTAAGTTCTGTTGATGATGTTATAAGTGAACTCACTTCTTTATTATAA
- a CDS encoding beta-ketoacyl-ACP synthase III, with translation MEGIIIKGIGAYTPSKIVTNNDLSKIVETSDEWIRSRTGIKERRISQGEDTSYMGIKASEKAIELANLQREDIDLIVFSTCTPDMFIPSSACIVQKEMGLKNAVAFDLNAACSGFVYGVDVARSLMKTNNYKNALVIGSENLSKVINWEDRKTCVLFADGAASIVLSKSENEGIIDSICKSYGDNGEFLSIGGREIKNPFMDESISKYQYLDMDGSEIFKFATSSVTSSIKDILQKNNMTIDDIDYIVPHQANVRIIEYVAKKLKTSMDKFYMNIDTYGNTSSASIPLALNEMYNKGILQKGQNLLLVGFGGGLTYGSSLIKWSI, from the coding sequence ATGGAAGGGATAATCATAAAAGGTATAGGTGCTTACACCCCATCTAAGATTGTTACTAATAATGATTTAAGTAAAATCGTAGAAACAAGTGATGAGTGGATAAGATCTAGAACTGGAATAAAGGAAAGACGAATATCTCAAGGTGAAGATACCTCATATATGGGAATTAAGGCAAGTGAAAAAGCTATTGAATTAGCTAATCTACAAAGAGAAGATATAGATTTAATAGTTTTTTCTACTTGCACACCAGATATGTTTATACCATCGAGTGCTTGTATAGTACAAAAAGAAATGGGGTTAAAAAATGCAGTAGCTTTTGATTTAAATGCAGCTTGCTCAGGTTTTGTATATGGTGTAGATGTGGCAAGGAGTTTAATGAAAACTAATAATTATAAAAATGCACTTGTTATAGGTAGCGAGAATTTATCAAAAGTAATTAACTGGGAAGATAGAAAAACGTGTGTACTATTTGCTGATGGTGCAGCATCAATAGTTTTATCTAAAAGTGAAAATGAGGGAATAATAGACTCTATATGCAAATCCTATGGAGATAATGGTGAGTTTTTAAGTATAGGAGGCAGAGAAATAAAAAATCCATTTATGGATGAAAGTATTTCAAAATATCAATATTTAGATATGGATGGTTCAGAAATATTTAAATTTGCAACATCATCAGTTACATCTTCTATAAAAGATATACTACAAAAAAATAATATGACAATTGATGATATAGACTATATAGTGCCACATCAAGCAAATGTAAGAATAATAGAGTATGTTGCAAAAAAATTAAAAACTTCTATGGATAAGTTTTATATGAATATTGATACATATGGAAATACATCATCTGCATCAATACCTCTTGCATTAAATGAAATGTACAATAAGGGTATTTTACAAAAAGGCCAAAACTTATTGTTAGTAGGTTTTGGTGGAGGACTTACATATGGTTCATCTCTTATAAAATGGAGTATATAA
- a CDS encoding acyl carrier protein encodes MILNKVKEIMMENLSIEEESITLESTFESLEIDSLDVFQLVMEVEEAFEIQIENPENMKTIKDLVNYIEEKTKVNA; translated from the coding sequence ATGATATTAAACAAAGTTAAAGAAATAATGATGGAAAACTTATCAATAGAGGAGGAAAGCATAACTTTAGAAAGTACATTCGAATCTTTAGAAATAGATTCATTAGATGTATTCCAATTAGTAATGGAAGTAGAAGAAGCTTTTGAAATACAAATAGAGAACCCAGAAAATATGAAAACTATAAAGGATTTAGTAAACTACATAGAAGAAAAAACTAAAGTAAATGCTTAA
- the fabK gene encoding enoyl-[acyl-carrier-protein] reductase FabK, which yields MKYSKISQLLNIKYPIFQGGMAWIADASLAAAVSEAGGLGIISGVGQTEDVREQIKKAKTLTNKPFGVNIMLMAPNVDEIASLIVEERVDVVTTGAGSPGKYIEMWKEHNIKVIPVVPSVAIARRMEKLGADAVIVEGMEAGGHIGQLTTMALVPQVVDAVDIPVIAAGGIGDGRGIAATFMLGAQGVQIGTKFLVAKECNIHQNYKDRVIKAKDIDTEITGTSTGHPIRSLRNKFTRQYIKLEKESLGSEKLEELARGSLRKAAKDGDVENGSLMAGQIAGMVSKEQSCEEIIQELVSKYEESIGICRRAYE from the coding sequence ATGAAATATTCAAAAATAAGTCAATTACTGAATATAAAATATCCTATATTCCAAGGAGGTATGGCATGGATTGCTGACGCCTCTTTGGCAGCAGCAGTAAGTGAAGCTGGAGGATTAGGTATTATATCAGGTGTAGGTCAAACAGAAGATGTAAGAGAACAAATAAAAAAAGCTAAAACATTAACTAATAAACCTTTTGGCGTAAATATAATGCTAATGGCGCCAAATGTTGATGAAATAGCAAGTTTAATTGTTGAAGAACGAGTAGATGTTGTTACAACTGGTGCAGGAAGTCCAGGAAAATATATAGAAATGTGGAAAGAACATAATATAAAAGTAATTCCAGTAGTACCATCTGTTGCAATAGCAAGACGTATGGAAAAGTTAGGTGCAGATGCTGTTATTGTTGAAGGAATGGAAGCGGGAGGACACATAGGTCAACTAACAACAATGGCGTTAGTTCCACAGGTAGTGGATGCAGTGGATATTCCTGTAATAGCTGCTGGTGGAATAGGTGATGGAAGAGGAATTGCAGCAACTTTTATGTTAGGAGCTCAAGGAGTACAAATAGGTACTAAGTTTTTAGTTGCTAAAGAATGTAATATCCATCAAAACTACAAAGATAGAGTTATAAAGGCTAAGGATATAGATACAGAAATAACAGGCACATCAACAGGCCATCCAATAAGATCTCTAAGAAATAAATTTACAAGACAATATATAAAATTAGAAAAAGAAAGCTTAGGTAGTGAAAAATTAGAAGAGCTAGCTAGAGGATCTTTAAGAAAGGCTGCTAAAGATGGAGATGTGGAAAATGGATCTCTTATGGCAGGACAAATAGCTGGTATGGTAAGCAAAGAACAAAGCTGTGAAGAAATTATACAAGAATTAGTTAGTAAATATGAAGAATCTATAGGTATTTGTAGGAGGGCTTATGAGTAA
- the fabD gene encoding ACP S-malonyltransferase — MSKKIAFLFPGQGAQYINMGRSLYENINECKEIFDKGEEILEMPIKDIIFDGSEETLKSTKYNQPAILLTSLACQKALQLEGIEANYVAGLSLGEYSGLIYSGIVSFEDGVKLVKSRATIMDEGIEEGVGSMAAVMKLSKEKVDTLLEEASKFGVVEVANYNCPGQVVITGEVDAIRESISIAKSLGGLCIPLKVSGPFHSSLYEKASFKYYESIKYIEINEPKKVMYSNILGKPYSKQDDIRDLLRKQIMSPVLFEDSINHMLDQGIDTFIELGPGKTLSGFVKKIDKKANVYNIEDLDTLKSTVEKIRSKGETL; from the coding sequence ATGAGTAAGAAGATTGCTTTTTTATTTCCTGGTCAAGGAGCGCAATATATAAACATGGGAAGAAGCCTATATGAAAATATAAATGAGTGCAAAGAGATATTTGATAAAGGTGAAGAAATACTAGAAATGCCAATTAAAGATATTATATTTGATGGAAGTGAAGAAACTTTAAAATCTACTAAATATAATCAACCTGCAATACTTTTAACATCACTTGCCTGTCAAAAGGCATTACAACTTGAAGGAATAGAAGCTAATTATGTAGCAGGGTTGTCATTAGGAGAATATAGCGGACTTATATATTCGGGAATTGTTTCTTTTGAAGATGGAGTAAAGTTAGTAAAAAGTAGAGCTACTATAATGGATGAAGGAATAGAAGAAGGCGTAGGATCTATGGCAGCAGTTATGAAGTTAAGTAAAGAGAAAGTGGATACTTTACTTGAAGAAGCATCTAAATTTGGAGTTGTAGAGGTTGCAAATTACAACTGCCCAGGTCAAGTTGTTATAACAGGAGAAGTTGATGCAATAAGGGAAAGTATATCAATTGCAAAATCTTTAGGAGGATTATGTATACCACTTAAAGTTAGTGGACCATTTCATAGCTCACTATATGAAAAAGCAAGCTTCAAATATTATGAAAGTATAAAATATATTGAAATAAATGAACCTAAAAAAGTAATGTATTCAAATATATTAGGTAAACCATATTCAAAACAAGATGATATAAGAGATTTACTTAGAAAGCAAATAATGTCACCGGTATTATTTGAAGATAGTATAAATCATATGTTAGATCAGGGTATAGATACTTTCATTGAACTAGGCCCAGGAAAGACTTTATCTGGATTTGTTAAAAAGATAGATAAAAAAGCTAATGTTTATAATATAGAAGATTTAGATACTTTAAAATCGACAGTTGAAAAAATAAGATCAAAAGGCGAAACTTTATAA
- the fabG gene encoding 3-oxoacyl-[acyl-carrier-protein] reductase — protein sequence MLKGKCAVITGSTRGIGKAIAIKYASLGCNIVINYRSEKDEVNAYKLSEEIGKLGVDTLIVKANVADFEEAKNIVEKTKEKFGKVDILVNNAGITKDNLILRMNESDFDSVINVNLKGSFNCLKAVTPIMLKQKHGKIINMASVVGVIGNPGQVNYCASKAGVIGMTKSLAKELGGKNINVNAIAPGFIDTDMTKVLSEDQKKNILSQVPLKRLGLVSDVANVAAFLASEDSDYITGQVIHVDGGMAM from the coding sequence ATGTTAAAAGGAAAATGTGCAGTAATAACAGGTTCAACTAGAGGTATAGGAAAAGCTATAGCTATAAAATATGCAAGTTTAGGATGTAATATAGTTATAAACTATAGAAGTGAAAAAGATGAAGTTAATGCCTATAAGTTAAGTGAAGAAATAGGTAAATTAGGTGTTGATACTTTGATAGTCAAAGCAAATGTGGCTGATTTTGAAGAAGCTAAAAACATAGTAGAAAAAACCAAAGAAAAATTCGGGAAAGTTGATATTTTAGTAAACAATGCTGGAATAACTAAAGATAACTTAATTCTTAGAATGAACGAAAGTGATTTTGATAGTGTAATAAATGTAAATTTAAAAGGTTCATTTAACTGTTTAAAAGCAGTAACACCAATTATGTTAAAACAAAAGCACGGAAAAATAATAAACATGGCATCAGTAGTTGGAGTAATAGGAAATCCAGGTCAAGTAAATTATTGTGCGTCAAAAGCAGGAGTTATTGGAATGACAAAATCTCTAGCAAAAGAGCTTGGAGGTAAAAATATAAATGTAAATGCTATAGCACCTGGATTTATAGATACTGACATGACAAAAGTACTAAGTGAAGATCAAAAGAAAAACATATTATCACAAGTTCCATTAAAAAGACTAGGTTTAGTATCTGATGTTGCAAATGTAGCAGCATTTTTAGCTAGTGAAGATTCAGATTATATAACAGGTCAAGTAATACACGTTGATGGCGGAATGGCAATGTAG
- the fabF gene encoding beta-ketoacyl-ACP synthase II: MNRINRVVITGMGAVTPIGNNVEDFWQNSKNGNSGIDFIKSMDTSDLEVKVGGEVKDLKLEGYLDKKEIRRLDRFTQYALIATEEAIKDSNLDLENIDSNRFGVMVGSGIGGFHTHESEFGNIHKKGPKKVSPMYIPMAIINAVAANVAIKYNARGICTSAVTACATGTNNIGDAFRHIKHGYADIMLCGASEASFTPIAIAGFNNMRALSTSQNPKRASIPFDKDRNGFVMGEGAGILVIESLEHAKKRNAKILGEIVGYGSTCDAYHITSPDPKGIGASKAMLNAINEANINPSEVSYINAHGTSTPYNDLFETNAIKNVFKEDAINIPISSTKSMTGHLLGAAGAIESIVCIKALQDGFIPPTVGYENKDEELDLDYVPNIGRESDLKYAISNSLGFGGHNASLLFKRWE; encoded by the coding sequence ATGAATAGAATAAATAGAGTTGTTATAACAGGAATGGGAGCAGTTACTCCTATAGGAAATAATGTAGAAGATTTCTGGCAAAATAGTAAAAATGGAAATTCTGGAATAGATTTTATAAAATCTATGGATACTTCAGATCTTGAAGTAAAAGTAGGTGGAGAAGTAAAAGATTTAAAATTAGAAGGTTACTTAGATAAAAAAGAAATAAGAAGATTAGATAGATTTACACAATATGCACTTATAGCTACTGAAGAAGCAATAAAAGATTCTAATTTAGACTTAGAAAATATCGATAGTAATAGATTTGGAGTTATGGTAGGATCTGGTATTGGAGGATTCCACACACATGAAAGTGAATTTGGAAACATTCATAAAAAAGGACCTAAAAAAGTTTCACCAATGTATATACCAATGGCAATTATAAACGCAGTTGCTGCAAATGTAGCTATAAAATATAATGCAAGAGGAATATGTACATCAGCTGTAACTGCATGTGCAACAGGTACAAATAATATAGGAGATGCTTTTAGACATATAAAGCATGGTTATGCAGATATTATGTTATGTGGTGCATCGGAAGCGTCTTTTACACCAATAGCTATAGCAGGTTTTAATAATATGAGAGCATTATCTACATCTCAAAATCCTAAAAGAGCATCTATACCTTTTGATAAAGACAGAAATGGATTTGTTATGGGAGAAGGTGCAGGAATATTAGTAATTGAAAGTTTAGAACACGCAAAAAAACGTAATGCTAAAATACTTGGAGAAATAGTTGGATATGGTTCAACTTGTGATGCTTATCATATAACTTCTCCAGATCCTAAAGGAATTGGAGCATCAAAAGCTATGTTAAATGCGATAAATGAAGCTAATATAAATCCTAGTGAAGTTTCATATATAAATGCTCATGGAACATCAACACCTTACAATGACTTATTTGAAACAAATGCAATAAAAAATGTATTTAAAGAAGATGCAATAAATATTCCTATATCTTCAACTAAGTCTATGACAGGACATTTATTAGGTGCTGCAGGTGCTATAGAATCAATAGTATGTATAAAAGCTTTACAAGACGGATTTATACCACCAACAGTAGGTTATGAAAACAAAGATGAAGAACTTGATTTAGATTATGTACCAAATATCGGTAGGGAGTCAGATTTAAAATATGCAATAAGTAATTCATTAGGATTTGGTGGACATAATGCATCTTTATTATTTAAAAGATGGGAGTAA
- the accB gene encoding acetyl-CoA carboxylase biotin carboxyl carrier protein, whose translation MKFDEVKEIINIINDSELSYFEVNIDNNYIKMDKSMSRSYGSLNQSYSNISEIIDEKSLDTNLNNNIEAAIDKDINEEIDDFEYIKSPMVGTFYKAISPDESPFVSVNQKISKGDIVCIVEAMKLMNEISSDFDCEIIDVLVENGVMVEYGEPLFKIRRR comes from the coding sequence ATGAAATTTGATGAAGTAAAAGAAATTATAAATATAATAAATGATTCAGAGTTGTCTTATTTTGAAGTAAATATAGATAATAACTATATAAAAATGGATAAATCTATGTCAAGAAGTTATGGTAGCTTAAACCAAAGCTATAGTAACATATCAGAGATAATAGATGAAAAATCTTTAGATACAAATTTAAATAATAATATAGAAGCAGCTATAGATAAAGATATAAATGAAGAGATTGATGATTTTGAATATATAAAAAGTCCAATGGTAGGAACTTTTTATAAAGCTATATCACCAGATGAATCTCCTTTTGTATCTGTTAATCAAAAGATATCAAAGGGAGATATAGTTTGCATAGTAGAAGCTATGAAACTTATGAATGAAATAAGTTCAGATTTTGATTGTGAAATAATAGATGTACTAGTAGAAAATGGAGTAATGGTTGAGTATGGAGAGCCACTATTTAAAATAAGGAGAAGATAA
- the fabZ gene encoding 3-hydroxyacyl-ACP dehydratase FabZ, translating into MLTVKEIKEILPHRYPFLMIDRVEEIVLGQSARGYKNVSANEEFFNGHFPEHPVMPGVLILEALAQLGAIAILSMEEHKGKLGFLVGADKVKWRKQVVPGDKLDLHIEIVKMRGPIGIGKGTATVDGKVVCEGEIMFSIG; encoded by the coding sequence ATGCTTACAGTAAAAGAGATAAAGGAAATTTTACCTCACAGATATCCTTTTTTAATGATAGATAGAGTAGAGGAAATAGTTTTAGGGCAAAGTGCTAGAGGATATAAAAATGTATCTGCAAATGAAGAGTTCTTTAATGGGCATTTTCCAGAGCATCCAGTTATGCCAGGAGTTTTAATATTAGAAGCATTAGCACAACTAGGAGCAATAGCAATACTTTCTATGGAAGAACATAAAGGAAAGCTTGGATTTTTAGTTGGCGCAGATAAAGTGAAATGGAGAAAACAAGTAGTTCCAGGGGATAAATTAGATTTACATATAGAAATAGTAAAAATGAGAGGTCCTATAGGAATTGGAAAAGGAACAGCTACTGTTGATGGAAAAGTAGTATGTGAAGGCGAAATAATGTTTTCTATTGGATAG
- a CDS encoding acetyl-CoA carboxylase biotin carboxylase subunit — translation MLKKVLIANRGEIAVRIIRACRELGISTVSIYSEADKEALHAQLADYSVCVGPNPSKDSYLNVANILSACILTGCDAIHPGFGFLSENPKFAKMCEECNIKFIGPDSETISLMGDKSQARKIMKKANVPVVPGYEDKIDSYEEAYKIAKDIGAPIMIKASSGGGGKGIRIVKDLDEFKHNYEAAKSESMACFGDDRIYIEKYIENPRHIEFQIIADEYGNIIHLGERECSLQKNNQKVLEEAPSTFLNKELREKMGKVAIDAAKAVNYKNVGTIEFLVDKDQKFYFMEMNTRIQVEHPITEMITDVDIVKEQLKIASGIKLSLHQEDIKMQGHAIECRINAKDAGTISELNMPSGLGVRVDSAIYCGYTIPPFYDSMIAKLITYGKDREEAIIKMKRSLGEFAIGGVNTNIDFQYEILEHQDFIDGNYDTSFLNKDVSMAI, via the coding sequence ATGTTAAAAAAAGTACTTATAGCAAATAGAGGAGAAATAGCCGTAAGAATAATAAGAGCGTGTAGAGAATTAGGTATATCTACAGTTAGTATATATTCAGAGGCTGATAAGGAAGCACTTCATGCTCAACTTGCAGATTATTCAGTATGTGTTGGCCCAAATCCTTCAAAGGATAGTTATTTAAATGTAGCTAATATACTAAGTGCTTGTATATTAACAGGATGTGATGCCATACATCCTGGCTTTGGTTTTTTATCTGAGAATCCAAAGTTTGCAAAAATGTGTGAAGAATGCAATATAAAATTTATAGGCCCAGATTCTGAGACTATAAGTCTTATGGGAGATAAATCTCAGGCAAGAAAAATAATGAAAAAAGCTAATGTACCAGTAGTTCCGGGATATGAAGATAAAATAGATTCTTACGAAGAGGCTTATAAAATAGCTAAAGATATCGGCGCCCCTATAATGATAAAAGCATCTAGTGGTGGTGGTGGAAAAGGTATTAGGATAGTTAAAGATTTAGATGAGTTTAAACATAACTATGAAGCTGCAAAAAGTGAGTCTATGGCATGTTTTGGAGACGATAGAATATATATTGAAAAATACATTGAGAATCCAAGGCATATAGAGTTTCAAATTATAGCAGATGAATATGGTAATATAATACACTTAGGTGAGAGGGAATGTTCGCTTCAAAAAAATAATCAAAAAGTATTAGAAGAAGCTCCATCAACTTTTTTAAATAAAGAATTAAGAGAGAAAATGGGTAAAGTTGCAATAGATGCAGCAAAGGCAGTAAATTACAAAAATGTTGGAACGATAGAGTTTTTAGTTGATAAAGACCAGAAGTTTTATTTTATGGAGATGAATACAAGAATTCAAGTAGAACACCCTATAACCGAAATGATAACTGATGTTGATATAGTTAAAGAACAGTTAAAAATAGCTTCAGGTATTAAATTAAGTTTACATCAAGAAGATATAAAAATGCAAGGGCATGCTATAGAATGTAGAATAAATGCAAAAGATGCAGGAACTATAAGTGAACTAAACATGCCATCAGGACTAGGGGTTAGAGTAGATAGTGCAATATATTGTGGATATACTATACCTCCATTTTATGATTCTATGATAGCAAAACTTATAACATATGGAAAAGATAGAGAAGAAGCAATAATAAAGATGAAAAGATCTTTAGGAGAATTTGCAATAGGTGGAGTAAATACAAATATAGATTTCCAGTATGAAATACTAGAGCATCAAGATTTTATAGATGGGAATTACGATACATCATTTTTGAACAAAGATGTATCGATGGCGATATAA
- the accD gene encoding acetyl-CoA carboxylase, carboxyltransferase subunit beta — MLKNLFRKKEYIQVKPRDLEDDKSTLPNIPEGKWIRCNKCKNIIYIDDLNSNYNVCINCGFHFNIGAKTRINHIFDENSFVYMFEDILTTNPLEFDNYEEKINQNKDKSNLNEAVITGQGNIHGKRVCAAIMDSNFMMGSMGCAVGEKITRLVEYATKRELPLIIFTASGGARMQEGIFSLMQMAKISQAIARHDSKGLLYLSIITNPTTGGVTASFAMQGDMIIAEPGAIIGFAGRRVIENTIRQKLPDEFQTSEFAVEKGFVDSIVKRHDMKNYISKTLSLHGVCENV; from the coding sequence ATGCTTAAGAATTTATTTAGAAAAAAAGAGTATATACAAGTAAAACCAAGGGATTTAGAAGATGATAAAAGTACATTGCCTAATATCCCAGAGGGTAAATGGATAAGATGTAATAAGTGTAAAAATATAATCTATATAGACGATTTAAACTCAAACTATAATGTTTGTATAAATTGTGGGTTTCACTTTAATATAGGTGCAAAGACAAGAATAAATCATATATTTGATGAAAATAGTTTTGTATATATGTTTGAAGATATACTAACAACAAATCCACTAGAATTTGATAATTATGAAGAAAAGATAAATCAAAATAAAGATAAATCTAATCTTAATGAAGCTGTAATAACAGGTCAAGGAAATATTCATGGTAAAAGAGTTTGTGCTGCAATTATGGATAGTAATTTTATGATGGGTAGTATGGGATGTGCTGTAGGTGAAAAAATTACTAGACTTGTAGAGTACGCTACAAAAAGAGAGTTACCACTTATAATATTTACAGCATCAGGTGGAGCTAGAATGCAAGAAGGAATATTTTCATTAATGCAAATGGCAAAAATTTCCCAAGCTATAGCAAGGCATGATAGTAAAGGCTTATTATATTTAAGTATAATAACTAATCCAACTACTGGAGGAGTAACTGCAAGCTTTGCAATGCAAGGAGATATGATAATAGCAGAACCAGGTGCAATTATTGGTTTTGCAGGAAGAAGAGTAATAGAAAATACTATTAGACAAAAACTACCAGATGAATTTCAAACTTCTGAATTTGCAGTAGAAAAAGGATTTGTAGATTCTATAGTAAAAAGACATGATATGAAAAATTATATATCAAAAACATTGAGTTTACATGGAGTGTGTGAAAATGTATAG
- a CDS encoding acetyl-CoA carboxylase carboxyltransferase subunit alpha — MYSSEIVKKSPWDKLNIARDKNRPNARFYIENIFNDFLELHGDRYYKDDSAIIGGIASINNINVTVIGINKGKDTLENIKNNFGMPHPEGYRKALRLMKQAEKFNRPIICFVDTPGAFCGIEAEERGQGEAIAQNLFVMSKLKTPIISIIIGEGGSGGALALAVANKVYMLENSIYSILSPEGFASILWKDATRAKEASEVMKITAEDLKSFNIIDSIIEEPIGGAHEDPKFMCDKIKENIINDLEKLINSDLNEVVDMRYDKFRKIGNFY; from the coding sequence ATGTATAGTAGTGAAATAGTTAAAAAATCTCCTTGGGATAAGTTAAATATAGCTAGAGATAAAAATCGACCGAATGCTAGATTTTATATAGAAAATATATTTAATGACTTTCTAGAATTACATGGAGATAGATATTACAAAGATGATAGCGCTATAATTGGTGGAATAGCATCTATAAATAATATAAATGTAACTGTAATAGGTATAAATAAAGGAAAAGATACATTAGAAAATATAAAAAATAATTTTGGAATGCCCCATCCAGAAGGATATAGAAAAGCTTTAAGACTTATGAAGCAAGCAGAAAAATTTAATAGACCTATAATATGCTTTGTAGATACTCCAGGAGCATTTTGTGGAATAGAAGCAGAAGAAAGAGGGCAAGGAGAAGCTATAGCACAAAATTTATTTGTAATGAGTAAACTTAAAACACCAATAATCTCAATAATTATAGGTGAAGGTGGAAGTGGAGGAGCCTTAGCATTAGCAGTTGCTAATAAGGTATACATGTTAGAAAACTCAATATATTCAATACTGTCTCCTGAAGGATTTGCATCAATACTGTGGAAGGATGCTACAAGGGCAAAAGAAGCTAGTGAAGTTATGAAAATAACAGCTGAAGATTTAAAAAGCTTTAATATAATAGATAGTATAATAGAAGAACCAATAGGTGGTGCACATGAAGATCCAAAATTTATGTGTGATAAAATAAAAGAAAATATAATAAATGACTTAGAAAAGCTTATAAATTCTGACCTTAATGAGGTTGTTGATATGAGGTATGATAAGTTTAGAAAAATAGGTAACTTTTATTAA